The genomic interval CGACCGTCACAACGACGCCCACGCCGGGATCGTTCATCGGGGTCGGCGAAACGAGATGCTGAATGCCGGTTAAAAACAGGAACAGCGCAGAGCCGGAAATAAACATACTTTGCGCCAGCGCGGCCAGCGACTCCGCCTTGCCGTGCCCAAATGTATGTTCTTCATCCGCAGGCTGCAGCGAGTAACGCACCACCAGCAGGTTAGTCAACGAGGCGGCAATATCCATCAGCGAGTCCACCAGCGCCGCCAGAATACTGACCGAGCCGGTATACCACCAGGCAAAGATTTTAATCAGTAACAGGCTGGAGGCCACGACGGTCGCCGCAATGGCGGCCCGGCTTACCAGTCTTCCATAGGATTGATTCATAAACGCTCCTGTCATGTCATGCCGCTATTATAACGGAAGCATGGGGAGCCTAAGGATGAATAAACGGTTAACAGGGCAAATGCGGGACAAAAAAAACCCCCACATCATGTGGGGGAAGACAGGGATGGTGTCTATGGCAAGGAAAACAGGGTTTACTGGTTACTACGGGTACTGCTATTGCTACTGAAAAACGTCGTTTCTGAGCTTCGCTGCATCCGTGCAACCTCTCGCAGCTGGTCCATTCGCTGCTGATGTCTGTCATTCAAAACCGCTTGCTGCTCGGGCGTTAGCAGATTGAACATCTGGTTGCGAACCTTCGCCATCTCTACCTGGCGGGCAACCTGTTCCTGTGCCATTTTTTCGGCCTGAGCGCGCACAGCGCTTTCGTCAAAATTTTCTGCGGTGACAAGGCGATGCATTGTCTCCATTTCGCTAACATTAACAGGGGGCTGGTCATGTCGTGCCCTCTGCATCAGATCTCGCATCTGTTGACGCTGATGTTCGGTTAAACTTATGCCGTCAAACATATGGCTTTGGCTGCTGTTCTGCGTTGCGCCCTCTTCTAAGGGACCGTTATCGCTGATGATAGCTACGGCAGCCTGGCTAAACGCACTGAACGCCAGCGTTGAGGCCATGACGGCAGCGGTAACTTTGCGCATCACTTGCTCCCAAAATCTTTCGTGTCGCGATTCAACGAGAGACAGTCTACGATTCAGGCTGCAAACATGCGTCAGGGGGTGTAAAACAACGTAAAGTCATGGATTAGACAGCCTTGATGTCGTAATTTCTGCCTCGGAGGTATTTAAACAATGAATAAAATCCTGTTAGTTGATGATGACCGAGAGCTCACATCCCTTTTAAAGGAGTTGCTCGACATGGAAGGTTTCAACGTCCTGGTTGCCCATGATGGCGAGCAGGCGCTGAGTCTCCTTGACGACAGCATCGATTTACTTTTGCTCGACGTGATGATGCCGAAGAAAAACGGCATTGATACGTTGAAAGAGCTTCGCCAGACGCACCAGACTCCCGTTATTATGCTGACCGCACGCGGCAGCGAACTTGACCGCGTACTCGGCCTTGAGCTGGGCGCGGATGACTATTTACCGAAGCCGTTTAACGACCGTGAACTGGTTGCCCGTATTCGCGCTATCCTGCGTCGTTCCCACTGGAGCGAACAGCAGCAAAATACCGACAACAGCTCACCCACCCTGGAAGTCGACTCCCTGAGCCTGAACCCGGGCCGTCAGGAAGCGAGCTTTGATGGCCAGACGCTGGAACTGACCGGCACGGAGTTCACCCTGCTGTATCTGCTGGCGCAGCACCTCGGCCAGGTGGTATCGCGTGAGCATTTAAGTCAGGAAGTGCTGGGCAAACGTCTGACACCGTTTGACCGCGCCATCGACATGCACATTTCTAACCTGCGCCGTAAGCTGCCTGAGCGTAAAGACGGTCACCCATGGTTTAAAACCCTGCGTGGTCGCGGTTATCTGATGGTTTCCGCTTCATGATAGGAAGCTTAACCGCCCGCATCTTCGCCATCTTCTGGCTGACGCTGGCACTGGTTTTAATGCTCGTTTTGATGTTGCCAAAACTCGACTCACGCCAGATGACGGAGCTTCTCGACAGCGAGCAACGTCAGGGCGTGATGATCGAGCAACATGTTGAAGCCGAGCTGGCAAACGATCCGCCAAACGATTTGATGTGGTGGCGCAGGCTGTTTCGCGCTATCGACAAGTGGGCGCCGCCCGGACAACGCCTGTTGCTGGTGACCAGCGAAGGCCGCGTCATTGGGGCCGATCGCAATGAAATGCAGATTATCCGCAACTTCATTGGCCAGGCGGATAACGCCGATCATCCCCAGAAGAAGAAA from Enterobacter sp. JBIWA008 carries:
- the cpxP gene encoding cell-envelope stress modulator CpxP, which codes for MRKVTAAVMASTLAFSAFSQAAVAIISDNGPLEEGATQNSSQSHMFDGISLTEHQRQQMRDLMQRARHDQPPVNVSEMETMHRLVTAENFDESAVRAQAEKMAQEQVARQVEMAKVRNQMFNLLTPEQQAVLNDRHQQRMDQLREVARMQRSSETTFFSSNSSTRSNQ
- the cpxR gene encoding envelope stress response regulator transcription factor CpxR: MNKILLVDDDRELTSLLKELLDMEGFNVLVAHDGEQALSLLDDSIDLLLLDVMMPKKNGIDTLKELRQTHQTPVIMLTARGSELDRVLGLELGADDYLPKPFNDRELVARIRAILRRSHWSEQQQNTDNSSPTLEVDSLSLNPGRQEASFDGQTLELTGTEFTLLYLLAQHLGQVVSREHLSQEVLGKRLTPFDRAIDMHISNLRRKLPERKDGHPWFKTLRGRGYLMVSAS